ACAAAGGACCAGAGGATAAACAAATGAGTAAACCTTCAACAGCTACCACCAGTAGATTTACAGTCGGTTCGTTTTTGCTTTACAGCTCACTTTTTTTGTTGGCACTTTTTTTTCTCATGCCCGCATACATGGCTGTGATTACAGCTTTAAAACCACCTGCTGAGATTAATTTATCCACAGCATGGGAGCTTCCTTCCAAGTTGCATTGGTCTAGTTTTTCAGACGCTTTTTCGTTGTTGAAATCCAATGTTGTAAGCTCTGTAATCCTGACCGTTTGCGCCACGATTCTTTCAACGGTGCTTGGCTCATTAAATGGTTATGTTTTCTCAAAATGGAAATTCAAGGGTAGCGAATTTATTTTTACTCTTTTTCTGTTCGGTATGTTCATTCCATATCAGGTAATTCTAATTCCTCTTTTCCAGACACTTAGAGCAATGAATTTGTACGGGGGACTTCCCGGACTGATTCTGGCTCATGTTGTTTATGGATTGCCCATTACTTCACTTATTTTTAGAAATTTTTACTCGCAAATACCTACAGCTCTGGTTGAGTCAGCCAGACTGGACGGAGCAGGTTTCTTTTCCATTTATACCCGCATTGTGTTTCCTCTTTCTATTCCGGGTTTCGTTGTAACCAGTCTTTGGCAGGTTACTCAGATTTGGAATGAATTTCTTTGGGGTATCTGTCTTACCCGTCATGCGGACAATCCCATCACAGTGGGCCTTGCCCAGCTTGCCGGAGGGCAGGCTGTCAGCTGGAATCTGCCCATGGCGGGATCACTAATGGCTGCTGCTCCGGTTCTGGCAATATATATCTTCCTCGGCCGTTATTTCATCCGCGGATTACTGGCCGGATCGGTCAAAGAGTAGGGGGAATAAATGGCTGAATTTCTTATAGCCGGACTTGGTGAAATTCTTTGGGACGTACTTGCTGATTCCGAGGAAATAGGCGGTGCTCCTGTAAATTTTGCATATCATGCCGGAGTACTAGGCGCTGATTCAATTGCTGTTTCGACAATAGGCAACGATGAGCGCGGCAGACGGGCCATAAAAGAACTTACTAGGCGTGGACTAAATCTTGAGGCTGTCAGCATTGATCAGGAGCACGCGACCGGATTTGTTGAAGCAAGCGTGGATGCAGATGGCGTAGCCCACTACATTTTTCCAAACAATATAGCTTGGGATCATTTGACTCTTAATGCCAAAGCCTTAAGCCTTGCTCCGAAGGTTGATGCAGTCTGTTTTGGGACTCTTGCCCAGCGCAGTGAAACAGCACGTGCATCAATTCATGTCTTTTTAAACGAAGCACCGCAGGCCCTGAAAGTTTACGATATGAATCTTCGCCAGCACTTTTATAACGAAAAAATTATTCGACTGTCCCTTGAAAAGGCTCATGTTCTTAAACTCAATGATGATGAGCTTAGAACTGTGGCCCCTATGTTTAATCTTTCCGGCAGTGAGCAAAAGATGCTCAGCGAACTGCATAATAAATTTGATCTCAAATATTCAGTACTCACCAGAGGCGGTAATGGTAGTTTATTGATGGGCGAGGGCAAAGTGGTGGAAAGTTGCGGCGTGGAAGTGCAGAATATGCAGGATACCATCGGTGCCGGGGATTCATTCACAGCTTCGGTGATCATCGGTTTGCTACAGGGCCACAGTCTGGAAGATATCAGTGACCATGCAAATAGGCTGGCGGCTTATGTTTGCTCTTGCAAAGGGGCAATGCCTGCCATTCCGGATGAGTTCAAATTAATAAAATAAATTTCTTAGATACGGAGAAACAGCATGAAAAGAAGTGAAATTAACGGTCTTATCATTAAAGCAAAAGAATTTTACAGCAAGCACCATTTCAACCTTCCCAAGTGGGCTTTCTGGGGTCCTGAAGATTGGAAGGGAACAGGAGACAGTGAAGTTGTCCGTAACTTGCTCGGCTGGGATCTGACTGATTACGGCAAGGGTGATTTTGACAAATTGGGACTGATTCTCTTCACCATCCGCAACGGCAATCTCAAGGCTGGCGATGCCAAGCCATATGCTGAAAAAATCATGATTCTGCGTGAAGGTCAGATTTGCCCCATGCACTTTCATTGGTCCAAACGCGAGGACATTATTAATCGCGCAGGTGGCAATTTGATTATCAAGCTTTACGGATCAGATGAAAACGAAGCTATGTCCGACAAGCCTCTTGATGTAAGCGTGGACGGTTTTATCCGCTCCGTTGAACCGGGCGGGGAAATAGTGCTCGAACCGGGTGAAAGCATTTGTCTTGAACCGGGCATGTACCATTCCTTCTACTGCGAAAAAGGAGCCGGAGACGTCATGGTTGGAGAAGTAAGCGCTGTTAACGACGACAACTCCGACAACCGTTTTTACGAACCATTGCCGCGTTTCCCCGAAGTGGAAGAAGACGAAGCTCCCATTCATTTGTTGGTTAATGATTACGCTAAATATCTTTAAAAATTATAAGGTTGTGGTATTTTTCTGGGAGATGGAACATGGCGAATTTCAAGATAAGTGAGAATTTAATATGTCAGATTTAATTGTTCACGATAATGAGACTTATGAAAATGAAGTCTTTAAATCTTTGGATGTTAGTGATGAGTCGTTTAGGGATGTTTCTTTTTACAATTGTCGTTTTGTAGGATCGTCTTTTCAATTTGCCGACTTAAGGGGATGTGCTTTTGAAAAATGCACGTTTTCTAATTGCAATCTTGCCCTTGCTAAATTTAATAATACTAAATTTATCGGCGCAGTATTTAATGATTCTAAATTATTGGGGATCAATTGGGGCAATACGGGAGTGGTTATTAGTGCTTCTTATGTAAATTGTTTGCTTGATAGTTCTGTTTTCAGCGATATGAATCTTGGTAAAGTTAAGTTTATTTCATGTTCAATGGTCGAAGCTTCTTTTATTAATACCAAGCTGGTTCGTGTTAAATTTGATGATTGTGATCTTAAGAGATGCCAATTTAGTCAAGCGGATTTGAGTTCTGCTGATTTCAGTACTTCAAGAAATTATTATATGAATGCGAGCTCTAATAAACTTCACAAAACTGTTTTTTCATTACCGGAAGCAGTATCGCTGCTTGCAAATCTTGATATTAAGTTAAAATAGTTACCGCTTGCTCCACAGCCACTGAACAACGCAAACAATACCGACAAGAATTCCCAGTAGAAAAAATAACCAGCCTATCGGGATCAAGGCGAAGGGTTCATGCAATATGCCTTCGCTGTCAATTGTTGAACCAATTGTATTGAATGCTATCGCGCAAGCAATGCTTACGCATATAAAAAACAGGCTTGTTTTGAATGAAATAAGGTGTTTGAACATTATATTTCTTGAAAAATTACATGCAGGTCAGTACAGTATTCGACCAGTCCAGCGCTTCTTTGTAACACTTCATTATGTCGGATGCTTCAAGATCCAGAGTTGCCGCCATTGCTCCTACTTTTTCCCAATCTGAGTCTTCCATCGCTTCTACTAAAACCAGCCACGGCCGGAAGTGGGTTTCGCTTCCATCAAGTGTTTGACGGATGTTGTCGTCCAATGCTGAGAGCAGTTGCACTACTCGGTGCATCGGCAGTTCGAGCATTGCGTCCAGTAGAGAAAACAGGCCTACCAGAAATAAGCGTTCATCACTTTCCTGCATGTCGGAATGTGAGCTGAGCATTTCGATAACCTTGGCCCGCTGGAGACTCAGGCGGGTTAATTCCGCAGATTTTCCGGGCTGTTTCATGTCTGTAAGAAGAATTACACGAAGCCAGTGTCTGAGTTGATCTCCGCCTAGGTATACGACAGCTTGCTTGATGGACGAAATTTTAGCTGTGAGGCCGTAGGCCGGAGAATTCAACAGATTCAGAAGACGCGCGCTTAGTGACACATCTTTTTCAATTGTTCTGCTGAGTTCTCCTATGTCGAAATCTTCACTGTTGAGCATTTGCATTAGGTTAAAGCGGAGCATTTCGTTGGAAGAAATTTTACGGGCAACTTCGGTTTTCGGGCGCTTGAAAAAGTATCCTTGATAATAAGCAAATCCGAGTTCTTTCACATATTCGAACTGTTCTGCCGTTTCAACTTTTTTAGCCAGAAATGTCGACTAAGGCGTATAGTTCTTGGTTTTCATACCGTGCTGCATAGTCATCTAATGAAATGGTATAGCCACTGTCTTTGAGCTTATGCATTGTCTCTATTAATTCAGAGGAAACTTTTTCCGGGTCAGTGAATTGTACAATGGTGGATTTAGGATGCAGTGATAACGGGAGGTCTTCGAGAACAGCCTGTTCCGAAAAGTTAATAATGATTTTGGCTGCCTTAAATTTGTCATCAGGACTTAAGGCCAGATTGGACATTACTTCCATGGTAGCTTTGAATTCATCAATATATGTTGCGGAATCAGCCTCTTCATTTTTACGATAAAAGAGCTCATAGCCCCATACTTTCATTTTATTGTTGAATATGGGCTGTCGTGCAAAGAATACGTTATGGTATGCCTTTTGTTGTTTATCTATGCTCATTTTATTCTCAAATTCTTTTTATTAGATTTTGTTATTATAGAAACAGATTTTGTTTTTACCTTGTTGTTTGGCTGAATACATAGCCTTGTCTGCTGCTTTCACTAGGTCCCGTGAAGACTCTGCATCCTGAGGATATAGGGCTATGCCTATACTTGCACTCGTCCGGCAGGGATGGCTTTCGCAGGTGGCTGGTTCTGCTAAGCCTGTGCGTATCTTTTCGGCTACAATTATCACATCTGAAGGGTCATTGTACATTTCAATCAGCACTGTAAATTCATCTCCGCCGATGCGGCAGGCTGTGTCGGATTCCCGAACAGCGGTTGAAAGGCGTTTTCCTATAGTCCTAAGCAGAGTGTCGCCTGCATCGTGTCCGAAATCGTCGTTGACAGATTTGAATCCGTCCAGATCAATGTATAGCAATGCCAGCGTGTACTTGTTGCGTTTTGCCATTGCAATTGATTTTTTAAGCTGTGCATAGAACATATTACGGTTTGGAAGTCCGGTAACCTGATCATGCAGGGCCAGATGTTTAATTTTAGCCTCATAAATTTTGCGTTCAGTTATATCTATAAAAGCTCCGGCTATCCCGGCTATTTTTCCGGATGAGTCAATAAATGGGCTTTTTTTAACTTCAATTTCATGATGCAGTCCGTCCGAAAAAGGAAAGGCTGTTTCGTATTCTTGTTTTTGTCCTGTTTCCAGCATGGCAATATCATGGTTTTTAATGAGCTCAGCAATTTTCTTCGGGACAACTT
This genomic stretch from Maridesulfovibrio ferrireducens harbors:
- a CDS encoding carbohydrate kinase; amino-acid sequence: MAEFLIAGLGEILWDVLADSEEIGGAPVNFAYHAGVLGADSIAVSTIGNDERGRRAIKELTRRGLNLEAVSIDQEHATGFVEASVDADGVAHYIFPNNIAWDHLTLNAKALSLAPKVDAVCFGTLAQRSETARASIHVFLNEAPQALKVYDMNLRQHFYNEKIIRLSLEKAHVLKLNDDELRTVAPMFNLSGSEQKMLSELHNKFDLKYSVLTRGGNGSLLMGEGKVVESCGVEVQNMQDTIGAGDSFTASVIIGLLQGHSLEDISDHANRLAAYVCSCKGAMPAIPDEFKLIK
- a CDS encoding pentapeptide repeat-containing protein — its product is MSDLIVHDNETYENEVFKSLDVSDESFRDVSFYNCRFVGSSFQFADLRGCAFEKCTFSNCNLALAKFNNTKFIGAVFNDSKLLGINWGNTGVVISASYVNCLLDSSVFSDMNLGKVKFISCSMVEASFINTKLVRVKFDDCDLKRCQFSQADLSSADFSTSRNYYMNASSNKLHKTVFSLPEAVSLLANLDIKLK
- a CDS encoding carbohydrate ABC transporter permease, with product MSKPSTATTSRFTVGSFLLYSSLFLLALFFLMPAYMAVITALKPPAEINLSTAWELPSKLHWSSFSDAFSLLKSNVVSSVILTVCATILSTVLGSLNGYVFSKWKFKGSEFIFTLFLFGMFIPYQVILIPLFQTLRAMNLYGGLPGLILAHVVYGLPITSLIFRNFYSQIPTALVESARLDGAGFFSIYTRIVFPLSIPGFVVTSLWQVTQIWNEFLWGICLTRHADNPITVGLAQLAGGQAVSWNLPMAGSLMAAAPVLAIYIFLGRYFIRGLLAGSVKE
- a CDS encoding DUF3955 domain-containing protein; this encodes MFKHLISFKTSLFFICVSIACAIAFNTIGSTIDSEGILHEPFALIPIGWLFFLLGILVGIVCVVQWLWSKR
- a CDS encoding EAL and HDOD domain-containing protein, translated to MKELGFAYYQGYFFKRPKTEVARKISSNEMLRFNLMQMLNSEDFDIGELSRTIEKDVSLSARLLNLLNSPAYGLTAKISSIKQAVVYLGGDQLRHWLRVILLTDMKQPGKSAELTRLSLQRAKVIEMLSSHSDMQESDERLFLVGLFSLLDAMLELPMHRVVQLLSALDDNIRQTLDGSETHFRPWLVLVEAMEDSDWEKVGAMAATLDLEASDIMKCYKEALDWSNTVLTCM
- a CDS encoding D-lyxose/D-mannose family sugar isomerase codes for the protein MKRSEINGLIIKAKEFYSKHHFNLPKWAFWGPEDWKGTGDSEVVRNLLGWDLTDYGKGDFDKLGLILFTIRNGNLKAGDAKPYAEKIMILREGQICPMHFHWSKREDIINRAGGNLIIKLYGSDENEAMSDKPLDVSVDGFIRSVEPGGEIVLEPGESICLEPGMYHSFYCEKGAGDVMVGEVSAVNDDNSDNRFYEPLPRFPEVEEDEAPIHLLVNDYAKYL